The Halictus rubicundus isolate RS-2024b chromosome 3, iyHalRubi1_principal, whole genome shotgun sequence genome includes a region encoding these proteins:
- the Klp64d gene encoding kinesin-like protein 64D codes for MPGTEDNTTELGEIENVRVVVRVRPLNGKELDGHCKNIVHVDTINSEITIENANAAQGEPPKVFSFDAVFDTDSSQVDIYNETARPIVDKVLQGYNGTIFAYGQTGTGKTFTMSGAKTSPQLRGIIPNSFAHIFGHIAKAHDNQKFLVRATYLEIYNEEVRDLLGKDQNTRLEVKERPDIGVFVKDLSGYVVNNADDLDRIMSLGNKNRVVGATAMNVSSSRSHAIFTITVESSQLGEDGEQHVKMGKLHLVDLAGSERQSKTKATGVRLREATKINLSLSTLGNVISALVDGQSSHVPYRNSKLTRLLQDSLGGNSKTLMCANVSPADINYDETISTLRYANRAKNIKNRARINEDPKDALLRQFQVEIEQLRKQLEENGAEISESEDESEDSEATGETKQEKKARRRRSQILTMEELEDRDAESAEKIDKAEREDKSPDDKDVIELKRTQNEKEALREKMQNLQNKILVGGENLLEKAEEQEHLLAAAAIELEQRKSREEQLKKAIEAKEAERIDIEEKYSSLQEEAAGKTKKLARVYTMLMSIKAELSDLQQEHQREMEGLLEGVRGIGRELQLQELIVNSYIPVQYQTMIERYVHWNEDIGEWQLKCVAYTGNNMRKAQATPPIGNNKDQTQPDMSNIYLSYNTGIDNTFAQPKKIRGRSGVPRPTTAHKRTPH; via the exons atgccgGGAACTGAA GACAACACGACGGAACTAGGGGAAATAGAAAACGTCAGGGTTGTGGTCCGCGTTCGACCTTTAAATGGAAAAGAGTTGGACGGGCATTGCAAAAATATAGTACACGTAGATACTATAAACAGTGAAATAACCATTGAAAATGCCAATGCAGCGCAAGGAGAACCACCAAAAGTTTTCTCATTCGATGCTGTCTTCGATACCGATTCATCACAGGTCGATATTTATAATGAAACGGCAAGACCTATCGTCGACAAAGTTCTACAGGGATACAATGGAACCATATTTGCATATGGGCAGACTGGTACTGGTAAAACGTTCACCATGTCAGGGGCTAAAACGTCTCCCCAGCTTAGAGGTATTATTCCAAACAGCTTTGCGCATATCTTTGGGCATATAGCTAAAGCTCATGACAATCAGAA ATTCCTTGTACGTGCAACATACTTAGAGATTTACAATGAAGAAGTTAGAGACCTATTAGGTAAAGATCAAAATACGAGACTAGAGGTGAAAGAGAGACCAGATATTGGAGTGTTTGTCAAAGACCTTAGTGGGTACGTCGTAAATAATGCTGATGATCTTGATCGAATAATGTCTCTTGGTAATAAAAATC GCGTTGTGGGAGCTACAGCAATGAATGTATCAAGTTCTAGATCCCATGCAATATTTACAATCACAGTCGAATCTAGTCAACTTGGGGAAGATGGTGAACAGCATGTTAAAATGGGCAAACTACATTTAGTTGATTTAGCT GGTTCAGAAAGACAAAGCAAAACAAAAGCTACTGGAGTTCGTTTAAGAGAAGCAACAAAGATAAATTTGTCACTTTCAACATTGGGTAATGTAATATCTGCATTGGTCGATGGTCAAAGTTCTCATGTGCCTTACAGAAATTCGAAATTGACACGATTGCTTCAAGACTCTTTGGGTGGTAATTCAAAGACGCTAATG TGCGCAAACGTGAGTCCAGCAGATATAAATTATGACGAAACCATAAGTACACTCCGTTATGCGAACCGTGccaagaatattaaaaacagaGCGAGGATTAATGAAGATCCGAAAGATGCTTTACTTCGTCAGTTTCAAGTGGAAATTGAACAACTACGCAAACAATTAGAAGAAAATGGTGCAGAGATCTCCGAATCTGAGGACGAGTCCGAAGATTCTGAAGCAACGGGAGAAACCAAACAAGAAAAGAAAGCTAGGCGTAGAAGAAGTCAAATACTAACAATGGAAGagttagaagacagagatgcaGAATCCGCCGAAAAAATTGACAAAGCTGAGCGAGAGGATAAAAGTCCGGATGATAAGGATGTTATAGAATTGAAAAGAACTCA GAACGAGAAGGAAGCGTTGCGAGAAAAAAtgcaaaatttacaaaataaaattttagttggAGGTGAGAACTTGTTGGAAAAAGCCGAGGAGCAAGAACACTTATTAGCTGCTGCAGCGATTGAACTTGAACAACGTAAAAGCAGAGAAGAACAACTGAAGAAAGCTATCGAAGCGAAAGAAGCTGAACGCATTGacatagaagagaaatattcttccCTGCAAGAAGAAGCGGCtggaaaaacgaaaaaattgGCCCGTGTGTATACAATGTTAATGTCTATAAAAGCAGAATTATCTGATTTACAGCAAGAGCACCAAAGAGAAATGGAAGGGCTCTTAGAAGGTGTCAGAGGTATTGGAAGAGAATTACAGCTTCAAGAATTAATAGTAAATAGTTACATTCCTGTTCAATATCAA ACAATGATTGAGAGATATGTTCATTGGAATGAAGACATTGGAGAATGGCAATTGAAATGTGTAGCATATACTGGTAATAATATGCGCAAAGCACAAGCAACTCCACCCATAGGAAACAACAAAGAT CAAACGCAACCAGATATGTCGAATATATATCTATCTTACAACACTGGAATTGACAATACTTTCGCGCAACCGAAAAAAATAAGGGGCCGATCTGGAGTTCCAAGGCCAACTACTGCACATAAACGTACTCCGCATTAA